In Nitrospirota bacterium, a single window of DNA contains:
- the cysK gene encoding cysteine synthase A yields MKIPQNILEHIGSTPFVKLHRIVSPYIAEIWAKLEGYNPGGSVKDRIALSMIESAEKDGRLKPGGTIVEPTSGNTGIGLAMVAAVKGYRLILTMSEAMSIERRKILLAHGAELVLTPFEKGMKGAIEKAEELIAENKGYFMPDQFANPANPEIHRRTTAREILDAIGKETAAFIAGVGTGGTITGVGEVLKEKIKEIKIIAVEPAFSPVLSGGMPGPHRIEGIGAGFIPSVLNTKIYDRIIAVTDDDAEYTARRLAKEEGIFAGTSSGASAWAAIKVAEEIGKGGKVIVIFPDRGDRYLSTKLFDYG; encoded by the coding sequence ATGAAGATTCCTCAGAATATACTTGAACATATAGGCTCAACACCATTCGTAAAGTTACATAGGATCGTCTCCCCCTATATTGCAGAAATATGGGCAAAGCTTGAAGGGTATAATCCTGGAGGAAGTGTTAAAGACAGGATCGCCCTTTCCATGATAGAATCTGCTGAAAAAGATGGAAGACTCAAGCCTGGTGGCACAATCGTGGAGCCAACAAGTGGAAACACAGGTATCGGGCTTGCAATGGTTGCTGCAGTAAAAGGATACAGGCTGATACTTACCATGTCTGAGGCTATGAGCATTGAGCGAAGAAAAATCCTTCTTGCCCATGGGGCAGAACTTGTTCTAACCCCATTTGAAAAGGGAATGAAAGGTGCCATTGAGAAGGCGGAAGAACTTATAGCAGAGAATAAAGGATACTTTATGCCAGATCAGTTCGCAAATCCAGCAAATCCTGAGATACACAGAAGGACAACTGCACGAGAGATACTGGATGCCATTGGTAAGGAGACAGCAGCCTTTATTGCAGGTGTAGGGACAGGTGGAACTATTACAGGAGTTGGAGAGGTTCTGAAAGAGAAGATTAAGGAGATAAAGATAATTGCAGTTGAGCCTGCTTTTTCCCCTGTGCTGTCAGGTGGAATGCCAGGTCCTCACAGGATTGAAGGGATAGGTGCAGGATTTATACCCTCTGTTCTGAATACGAAGATTTATGACAGGATTATCGCCGTAACAGATGACGATGCCGAATATACGGCAAGGAGGCTTGCAAAAGAAGAAGGCATCTTTGCCGGGACATCCTCTGGTGCATCTGCATGGGCTGCGATAAAGGTAGCAGAAGAAATAGGTAAAGGCGGAAAGGTGATTGTTATATTCCCCGATAGAGGTGATAGATACCTGAGCACAAAACTATTCGATTATGGCTAA
- a CDS encoding sugar phosphate isomerase/epimerase family protein — protein sequence MNHLHIHLPYKKLVENIELVRKRRLDLEIYLNADTLDTVTGTDIERLKGYLDYLPSVTFHAPFIDLSPGGVDRLVREVTLKRFLQLIDIALILRPKAIVFHPGFNKWRFHGHKDEWLTNSIKTWSIILEKTEPLKCLIAIENIFEEDPSTLESLVNHIPSGRFGICFDIGHFNIFSKADIMEWVKRLSNQIKELHLHDNNGLSDDHLAIGDGNIDFHGFFKMLKETSVNPLLTIEVHTIEAIERSIAKMPELLAIIE from the coding sequence GTGAATCATCTTCATATCCATTTACCATACAAAAAACTCGTTGAAAATATAGAACTTGTAAGGAAACGGCGTCTTGATTTAGAGATATACCTCAATGCAGATACACTTGATACTGTAACCGGAACTGATATAGAGAGACTAAAGGGATATTTAGATTATTTACCTTCTGTGACTTTTCATGCCCCATTCATAGACCTGAGCCCAGGAGGGGTGGACAGACTTGTCAGAGAAGTTACCCTTAAGAGGTTTCTTCAGTTAATTGATATTGCGCTTATCTTAAGACCAAAGGCAATAGTCTTTCATCCAGGTTTTAATAAATGGAGGTTCCATGGTCATAAAGATGAATGGCTCACCAATAGCATTAAGACATGGAGTATAATACTCGAGAAAACAGAACCTCTAAAATGCTTGATAGCGATAGAAAACATATTCGAGGAAGACCCATCAACACTTGAGAGTCTGGTAAATCATATCCCATCAGGGAGATTTGGGATATGCTTTGATATAGGGCATTTTAACATCTTTTCAAAGGCAGATATCATGGAATGGGTTAAAAGACTCAGCAACCAAATTAAGGAATTACATCTCCATGATAATAATGGTCTGTCCGACGACCATTTAGCCATAGGCGATGGGAATATAGATTTTCATGGATTCTTTAAGATGTTGAAAGAAACCTCAGTTAATCCACTGCTGACAATAGAGGTGCACACAATAGAGGCAATAGAGCGAAGTATTGCAAAAATGCCAGAGCTTTTAGCCATAATCGAATAG
- a CDS encoding FmdB family zinc ribbon protein has product MPVYEYECNQCGEVFEVIQRFNDPPVTVCRVCGGSVKKILSPSAFVLKGTGWYVTDYPSESRKKAMESEKVRTEEREKKSDANKPAEVKS; this is encoded by the coding sequence ATGCCAGTATACGAGTATGAATGTAACCAATGTGGCGAAGTCTTTGAGGTCATTCAGAGGTTCAATGACCCCCCTGTTACAGTGTGCAGGGTCTGCGGTGGTTCCGTGAAGAAAATATTATCGCCTTCAGCCTTTGTGCTGAAAGGGACAGGATGGTATGTGACTGATTATCCATCTGAGTCAAGAAAAAAGGCTATGGAGTCCGAAAAAGTAAGGACTGAGGAAAGAGAAAAGAAATCTGATGCAAATAAACCAGCAGAGGTAAAATCATAG